Below is a genomic region from Henckelia pumila isolate YLH828 chromosome 3, ASM3356847v2, whole genome shotgun sequence.
AGTTTCAGAATTTCGACAAATTGTACAATTTTCATGGCTGCCATCCCTTAGTGTTTTAATTCTTACGCGACGATAAAGTTGACCACTTGAGTTGATTATCTTTGACAGGTCGTGgaggcttttaaaattttgactTCAGATGAGAAAGTGAAAGCTATTCTTGTCAACATTTTTGGAGGAATAATGAAATGTGATGTGATAGCCAGTGGAATTGTCAATGCTGCTAAACAGGTAAACACTTGTGTTGATTGGGGTTTCCGTTGGAGATATTACTTATTTGTACAACCCTGGATCTAAAATTATGTTACTTGCCTCTTTGCTTTGCTTTCCACTTGGGCCTCTCTTTGACAAATATTTGACGTATTAACGTACGTTTTCACCTTTTTTTGTATGCTGTTTAAGAAAGAGCCTGTGTTTGTAGCAATTACACCTCCAAATGTGAAAGTTGAAAAAGTCGCGATTAACTTTTCTTGATACACACATCCCCATAAAAGTTTTTTGTCCGGCTGCTATTTAACTTTTCCGTCATTGATTAGATCATCACAATTTTTATGAATTCTTATGCTTCTATTCAAGGTTCAACTGAAAGTACCAGTAGTTGTACGTCTCGAAGGCACCAATGTTGACCAGGGAAAAAGAATTCTGAAGGTGAATTTCAAAACTCATCTCAAGTGTTCCATGTAAATGATCTGACAAAACTTTGCTTTTTCTTCCGAATATTCGTGTTTGTAGGAAAGTGGAATGGCTTTGATTACTGCTGAAGATCTGGATGATGCAGCTGAGAAAGCAGTCAAGGCCTCAGCTACTTGAAGACATTTTTTGTAAATTTGCCTGAATCATGAGAGGTCGCTCCTTTTCCCATAGCATTTTGGAGTTAAAATCCTTATATATACATTTAATCATCGTCTTGTGAGATGCACTGATTAGGCTTTCAAGTAGGATATACGCTCCATTGATGAATGGAGATGGATTTTACTGTTCTTGATTTCATGTTTAGGAGTCCTGGTATTTGGATGTACTGGCAGCATTTGGTGTGGGAAAAACTTTTGACAACTTTTCCCCCTTTTTAATTTTGATAATAAACTGTCAATGAGTGAATTTCCTGCTCTCTTTTGGTTAGTtggtttgttttttattttttatttccctGGAATGCTATCAAATAATCATCTTAAAATGTGAATTAAAAATGTTTCGAATTATATACCGCATACTACCGTTGCAGGAATGAAGCCAACCTCAGTATAAAGAGGTGAATAGGGCCAACAAATAACAAGCAATAAGTTACGCCCGAAGGACCTAACACATGCGTTCTGATGTCTAGTGTCAACCGATCCTCTCATTACCGTAATGTTAGGTGAAAGATCTAACTTGAATTTGGTCAGAaaattttagaataagattaaaCTTCAAGCAAAGTTCTCGTCGTGGATTATGTTTTTTGCATTTAATAGGCTTTCCCTTTTGTCAAGGACTCTGCTAGTCTAGTCGAGATACAGTATGCAGTTGATTGAATAGTTATCATTGGATTAACACCAACTGCAGTAGGGAGCACACTTCCATCACACACGAAAAGTCCCCTGGCTTCCCAACATTCCCCATTTTCGTCAACTGCACCTTCTTCCTCATTTGCACCCATTCGACAGCTGCCCATTTGGTGAGCAGAGCAATAGATTGTCCAGCATTCTGAACGAGAACGTGGCCCTCCAACTGCAGTAACCATGTCAAGAAATTCTTCCAAATCCTCACTATTGGTCCCTTTGCACATGATTCTCTGCCCATCACTTCTAAAAGTGCCTACTTCAACTGCTCCTGCACCAGTAAGAATTCTTAATGCCTGCCTCAATCCTATCTTAAGATTCTCCTTGTCAAGTTCACTCATCCTGTAATCTATTATTCCTTGTTTTTTCACCTCCCCCGAACCTTGATCTCTGGCTAATGCAAATAGAATGGCTGTTCTACCATATTTTGTCATCCTTTCCGCCATGTATTGCCTTGAAACCCAAGGGATTAGCGAGGCAAATGATGCCGGTCCAAGTGCTGCAGCTTCAACTATAGCTTGAGTGCTTGATTCTTTAGTTACCACTTTATGTACTGAAGTGATGATTCCTCCCTCGAAGCTTTTACCCTTCAATTCAGCCAAAGAATCGGGAAAATATCCCCAAACAAATGAAACAGGGTGAAGATGAAGATTCTTTCCAATGTTCTTGTTCTCCAGACCACTTGATATTAACAAAGGTGGAGTCAAGAGAGAACCACCGGCTGAAATCGTCACTCTTGCCTCAATGTGAAGCTTCTTTCTGATATTCTTACTCTCAGAGCTTGCGATCACTCCAAGGCATCGTTTTTTAACAGTTCCACTATCGTCACTTGTCAACACGAAAGTCTCTGCCTTACATCCAGATAGGATAACCGCACCTTTTCTGACTGCATCAACAAGCCAAGTTGAATCGGTACCCTTTTTATCCCCTTTTCTGCAGCCATAACCACAAGAACCACAGTAATGATTCTCCGAAGAATTTCTTGGTACTGGATCAACTTTTAGTCCAAGATTTTCGCACCCTT
It encodes:
- the LOC140887924 gene encoding long-chain-alcohol oxidase FAO2-like yields the protein MKIDVSKPHPLLKGGSTREEEYSHGFSPSQIQSLSAICQTLIPPLPKVDDDDVTNFCHSSGPHEIAELLVKRGIPKAVFIVGLVLKFLSSRLGTFLLCGRICIDWKWPFVHNFSELSLEKREIVLQRWSKETFLIPLKISFLLLKIVCLFVFFSRTDESLKNPAWEAIGYEVEAIETLSENKKERPLEKGIIEMINEDESSLKDALIQKGIDVVEDNDDSFKIKCDVVIVGSGCGGGVAASVLANSGQKVIILEKGHYFVPQDYSGLEGPSLAELYESGGMLTTKDGKVMVMAGSTVGGGSSINWSACIRTPDHVLKEWSTKNKVPLFSTLEYQSAMDFVCEKIGVTQNCAEEGFQNQVIRKGCENLGLKVDPVPRNSSENHYCGSCGYGCRKGDKKGTDSTWLVDAVRKGAVILSGCKAETFVLTSDDSGTVKKRCLGVIASSESKNIRKKLHIEARVTISAGGSLLTPPLLISSGLENKNIGKNLHLHPVSFVWGYFPDSLAELKGKSFEGGIITSVHKVVTKESSTQAIVEAAALGPASFASLIPWVSRQYMAERMTKYGRTAILFALARDQGSGEVKKQGIIDYRMSELDKENLKIGLRQALRILTGAGAVEVGTFRSDGQRIMCKGTNSEDLEEFLDMVTAVGGPRSRSECWTIYCSAHQMGSCRMGANEEEGAVDENGECWEARGLFVCDGSVLPTAVGVNPMITIQSTAYCISTRLAESLTKGKAY